A single genomic interval of Nostoc commune NIES-4072 harbors:
- the ada gene encoding bifunctional DNA-binding transcriptional regulator/O6-methylguanine-DNA methyltransferase Ada translates to MQLQQTPVLEETFWEAVLNRDPTIDGKFFYGVRSTGVYCRPICPSRRPNRNQVCFFQSAQEAEIAGFRACKRCQPQFETVPNPAKAKVLAACRYIEAQGDRIPTLSELSSQVGMSPSYLQKVFKQIIGVSPFQYADALRSQRLKQRLQSGEEIAHAVYDTGYGSSSQVYEKAPKQLGMTPKTYQQAGKTISIVYAIAPCPLGYLLVATTEKGICAVKLGDEADKLEHILNQEFHQAHIMRDDHTHKEWIQAILDFIAGGEIHLDLPLDVRGTAFQKQVWEALQKIPYGETRTYTDIAHNIAKPQAVRAVGNACGANPIALIVPCHRVLRSDGSLGGYHWGIERKQKLLTQESKFIKDGSKT, encoded by the coding sequence TTGGGAAGCAGTTCTCAATCGAGATCCCACAATTGACGGCAAGTTTTTCTACGGTGTTCGCTCTACAGGCGTTTATTGCAGACCTATTTGCCCTAGTCGCAGACCAAATCGCAATCAAGTTTGTTTCTTCCAATCGGCACAAGAGGCTGAAATTGCAGGTTTTCGAGCTTGTAAGCGCTGTCAGCCACAATTTGAAACAGTTCCAAATCCGGCTAAGGCGAAAGTTTTAGCAGCATGTCGATACATTGAAGCACAAGGCGATCGCATCCCAACCCTCTCAGAATTATCCTCTCAAGTGGGAATGAGTCCCAGTTATCTGCAAAAGGTATTCAAGCAAATAATTGGCGTATCCCCTTTTCAATATGCAGATGCGCTGCGTAGCCAACGATTGAAGCAGCGTCTTCAGTCAGGCGAAGAAATTGCTCATGCAGTTTACGACACGGGATATGGTTCAAGTAGCCAAGTGTATGAGAAAGCACCTAAACAACTGGGAATGACACCAAAGACTTACCAACAAGCTGGAAAGACAATCAGCATAGTTTATGCGATCGCTCCATGTCCACTAGGATATTTACTTGTGGCAACAACAGAGAAGGGTATCTGTGCCGTTAAGCTAGGTGATGAAGCAGACAAGCTTGAACATATCTTGAACCAGGAATTTCACCAAGCGCACATTATGCGTGATGACCACACACACAAAGAATGGATACAAGCAATCCTCGACTTCATTGCAGGAGGTGAAATACACCTTGATTTACCACTTGATGTCCGTGGGACAGCATTTCAAAAACAGGTGTGGGAAGCATTACAAAAAATTCCTTATGGCGAAACCCGCACTTACACTGATATTGCCCATAATATTGCCAAACCCCAGGCAGTCCGCGCTGTAGGTAATGCTTGTGGAGCTAATCCGATCGCGCTAATTGTACCGTGTCATCGGGTGCTGCGGAGTGATGGCAGTCTTGGTGGTTATCACTGGGGAATTGAGCGCAAACAAAAACTGCTTACACAAGAATCGAAATTTATCAAAGATGGCTCAAAGACCTGA
- a CDS encoding DNA-3-methyladenine glycosylase family protein, which translates to MIPIESLTPESLTRGLMVLANLDSDLAWILETLGPPPMWQRQPGFATLLCIILEQQVSVAAARAVFTRLCAVVVTLTPENFLILDDVELRAIGFSRQKILYCRGLANAIATGQLELTKLEIMDETTIRTELKRLKGIGDWTVDIYLLMALQRPDVFPKGDLAIAIAFQKLKNLATRPTPAQLEATTQHWRPWRAVAARLLWHYYLSNPK; encoded by the coding sequence ATGATTCCTATAGAATCGTTGACTCCAGAAAGTCTTACCCGTGGTTTAATGGTGCTTGCCAATCTTGATAGCGATTTGGCTTGGATTTTAGAAACACTAGGGCCACCACCGATGTGGCAAAGACAACCGGGTTTTGCAACGCTGTTGTGTATAATTCTGGAACAGCAAGTTTCGGTAGCAGCTGCAAGGGCTGTATTTACGCGGCTATGTGCGGTTGTTGTAACTCTGACGCCAGAAAATTTTCTGATATTGGATGATGTTGAATTGAGAGCAATTGGATTCAGTCGGCAAAAAATTCTATACTGTCGTGGATTGGCGAATGCTATTGCAACTGGTCAGCTTGAGCTAACTAAGCTGGAAATAATGGATGAAACTACTATCAGAACTGAGTTAAAGCGTCTTAAAGGTATAGGAGACTGGACAGTTGATATTTATTTGTTAATGGCGCTGCAACGTCCTGATGTCTTTCCTAAAGGCGATTTAGCGATCGCGATCGCTTTCCAAAAACTCAAAAACTTAGCGACGCGTCCAACGCCAGCACAACTAGAAGCCACAACACAGCACTGGCGACCGTGGCGAGCAGTTGCGGCAAGACTTCTATGGCATTATTACCTGAGTAATCCCAAATAA
- a CDS encoding DMT family transporter: MPENQLSLTPENSDKTSKILPIIAVIIALLALSSTAIFIKVAVREMSAVATLFNRLWIATIIFGFWSGINQVRTQITEDKPVLPQQPYPIKEIALLIAVGLVHVLGRLSWTWALTQTGAANANALGSLNPLFTTLGGWLFFNQIFGRKFIIGLILAIIGAIAVGFEDLLRSNNNITGDVVALISSIFYAANFLLIEQISNKFSILTILVWRCAIATTLMIPVVLIFEKQVFPVTLSGWLVIFALGAICEALGHGLIVYSLKNFSSGFISLLLLLNPVIVAILAWILFSENLSIFNLLGLALIVGGIYLAISNKESIQSKVNTHIQSPAEIDPSASSTK; this comes from the coding sequence ATGCCAGAAAATCAATTAAGCCTAACACCAGAAAACTCTGATAAAACTTCAAAAATCCTGCCAATAATCGCAGTAATAATTGCATTATTAGCTTTATCTTCAACAGCAATATTTATTAAAGTCGCTGTTAGAGAAATGAGCGCTGTTGCTACATTATTTAATCGATTATGGATAGCGACTATTATCTTTGGATTCTGGAGTGGAATTAACCAAGTACGGACTCAAATTACAGAAGATAAACCTGTCTTACCACAGCAGCCTTATCCAATCAAAGAGATAGCGCTTTTAATCGCAGTGGGTCTAGTTCATGTATTAGGTCGATTATCTTGGACTTGGGCGCTAACTCAGACTGGTGCTGCTAATGCTAATGCCTTGGGTAGCCTCAATCCGCTATTTACTACTTTAGGAGGATGGCTATTTTTTAATCAAATTTTTGGACGTAAATTTATCATTGGTCTGATCTTAGCCATAATCGGTGCGATCGCAGTCGGATTTGAAGATTTATTGCGTTCTAATAATAATATTACAGGTGATGTTGTTGCTCTCATATCATCGATATTTTATGCAGCAAACTTTTTACTTATCGAGCAGATCAGCAATAAGTTTTCAATTCTCACCATCCTCGTGTGGCGCTGTGCGATCGCAACTACATTGATGATACCAGTAGTACTAATCTTTGAAAAACAAGTTTTTCCAGTTACCTTGTCAGGGTGGTTAGTAATATTTGCGCTAGGAGCTATTTGCGAAGCCTTGGGTCATGGGCTAATTGTATACAGCCTCAAAAATTTTTCATCAGGATTTATCTCTTTACTTTTACTACTCAATCCAGTGATTGTTGCGATTCTTGCTTGGATACTTTTCTCGGAAAACTTGAGTATTTTTAACTTGTTAGGGTTGGCTCTAATTGTAGGGGGTATATATCTAGCAATTTCTAATAAAGAATCTATACAATCTAAAGTTAATACCCATATCCAATCTCCAGCAGAAATAGATCCATCCGCCAGTTCCACAAAATAA
- a CDS encoding helix-turn-helix domain-containing protein produces MDLREKIVKAHIQEKISIRKVAIKFDVSKSLVQKLVKQQKLDGNLQPKQRGKPQSSHLRNAEVELRELVAENHDATIVELCELFAMKTGNWVSRSAMCRSLQKLGLNRKKKHCKVAKQQLQESKSLE; encoded by the coding sequence ATGGATCTCCGCGAAAAAATAGTTAAAGCACATATTCAGGAGAAAATATCAATTCGGAAAGTGGCAATAAAATTTGATGTCAGCAAAAGCCTAGTTCAAAAACTGGTAAAACAACAAAAGCTTGATGGAAATTTACAACCGAAGCAGCGAGGAAAACCGCAGTCTAGTCATCTCAGAAATGCTGAAGTAGAGTTAAGAGAACTGGTTGCAGAAAATCATGATGCAACAATAGTAGAGTTATGTGAATTATTTGCAATGAAGACTGGAAATTGGGTGAGTCGAAGTGCAATGTGTCGCTCCTTACAAAAATTGGGATTAAATCGGAAAAAAAAACATTGCAAAGTAGCCAAGCAGCAACTCCAAGAGTCCAAAAGCTTAGAGTAG
- the dapF gene encoding diaminopimelate epimerase: MAIEFTKYHGLGNDFILIDNRSSSVPVVTPEQAIKLCDRHFGIGADGVIFALPGENGTDYTMRIFNSDGSEPEMCGNGIRCLAGFLADLEGESRNQDSYHIHTLGGVMTPQLLADGQVKVDMGLPRLLASEIPTNLTPAQEKVISQPLEVAGQTWDVTCVNMGNPHCITFVEDAAAIELETIGPKFEHHPAFPQRINTEFIQVVRRDYLKMRVWERGAGITLACGTGACASLVAGVLTGKCDRTATVELPGGPLQIEWSEIDQRVYMTGPAERVFTGIL, translated from the coding sequence ATGGCAATCGAATTTACTAAGTATCATGGTCTAGGCAACGACTTTATTCTGATTGACAATCGCTCGTCATCAGTGCCTGTAGTGACTCCAGAGCAAGCCATCAAGTTGTGCGATCGCCATTTTGGCATCGGTGCTGATGGTGTAATTTTTGCTCTACCTGGAGAAAATGGCACTGACTATACCATGCGGATTTTTAATTCCGATGGTTCAGAACCAGAAATGTGTGGCAATGGCATTCGCTGTTTAGCTGGCTTTTTAGCAGACTTAGAAGGCGAATCCCGAAATCAAGACTCATATCACATTCATACTTTGGGTGGTGTAATGACTCCCCAACTGTTAGCTGATGGTCAAGTTAAAGTAGACATGGGTTTACCCAGGTTACTCGCTAGCGAAATTCCGACTAATCTTACACCCGCCCAAGAAAAAGTAATTTCTCAGCCGTTAGAGGTGGCGGGGCAAACTTGGGATGTCACTTGTGTAAATATGGGAAATCCTCACTGCATTACCTTTGTGGAAGATGCAGCAGCAATTGAGCTAGAAACCATCGGCCCGAAATTCGAGCATCACCCAGCTTTCCCTCAACGCATAAATACCGAATTTATTCAAGTGGTACGCCGTGACTATTTGAAAATGCGGGTGTGGGAACGGGGTGCTGGAATTACATTAGCTTGCGGGACTGGTGCTTGTGCTTCTTTGGTAGCTGGAGTGTTAACTGGGAAATGCGATCGCACTGCCACTGTAGAATTACCAGGTGGCCCCTTGCAAATTGAATGGTCAGAAATCGACCAACGAGTTTATATGACAGGCCCGGCTGAACGAGTATTCACGGGTATACTGTAA
- a CDS encoding Hfq-related RNA-binding protein translates to MLTEFDTTLPSIIQVQNLIKQTTPVELKLLTGDVLTGKVIWQDPQCICIADANSQHTVWKQAIAYIKPKVS, encoded by the coding sequence ATGCTTACCGAATTTGACACCACTTTACCCAGTATTATCCAAGTCCAAAACCTGATTAAACAAACAACGCCAGTAGAGTTAAAGCTGCTAACTGGTGATGTGCTGACAGGAAAGGTTATATGGCAAGATCCACAGTGTATCTGTATTGCGGATGCAAACAGTCAGCACACCGTTTGGAAACAGGCGATCGCCTACATCAAGCCAAAAGTGAGTTAG
- a CDS encoding diguanylate cyclase domain-containing protein, whose amino-acid sequence MLYKSLHIITKVSANLVCKLLGQPSISNLETQLHDKHIQIQQLEEQERALYRVISKIRASLELETIFRTATKETCKLLRVERIAVYRFYENWGGEFVSDFEFAETGWDDVEKLGKNTVWSDSYLQEHQGGRYRNNETLVASDVYVAGLSQCHLEILEQFHIRAYATAPIFVGKKLWGVLAAYQHSQPHEWKQLEIQFLSQIAIQLGFAVKQAEFLAQAEQKAAELYKANQQQDILFNLVAEIRESLNLDILFKTTVREIRKALRSDRVSIFRFDLKSNYTSGQFVSENVLPDYDSTIAIKVKDHCFGEKYAVAYQQGRMQILSDVHQAGLKDCHLQLLEQFQIKAQIIAPLMKGKILWGLLCVQQCRCSREWETSEIQFIRQLAAQFNVALEHSELLEQSRSQANQLAQTNHALELANSQLEKISKLDALTQIANRHCFDEFLEQEWNRLKLSENYLSLIMFDIDYFKDYNDSYGHLAGDECLIQVARAAQSVLKRPTDLLARYGGEEFIVILPNTNESGAIKVTKLIQKSIQELKIAHKKKDNFQYFVTVSLGVAIQRPTDKSSAQDLINAADKALYKAKDQGRNRWVCAAKL is encoded by the coding sequence ATGTTATACAAAAGCTTACATATCATCACAAAAGTATCTGCCAATCTGGTCTGTAAGCTTTTAGGACAGCCTAGTATTAGTAATTTAGAAACTCAACTGCATGATAAACACATTCAAATTCAGCAGCTAGAAGAGCAAGAAAGGGCACTTTACCGAGTAATTAGCAAAATCCGAGCTTCTCTTGAGTTAGAAACAATTTTTCGTACAGCCACTAAGGAAACTTGCAAGTTACTCCGCGTCGAGAGGATTGCCGTTTATCGTTTCTATGAAAACTGGGGCGGAGAATTTGTCAGCGACTTTGAGTTTGCAGAAACAGGATGGGATGATGTAGAGAAATTAGGAAAAAATACAGTTTGGAGTGACTCTTATCTACAAGAACATCAAGGTGGACGGTATCGTAATAATGAAACTTTAGTTGCTTCAGATGTCTACGTAGCAGGCTTGTCTCAATGTCATTTAGAAATTTTAGAACAGTTCCATATTCGAGCTTATGCAACTGCACCAATTTTTGTTGGAAAAAAACTGTGGGGAGTGCTTGCTGCTTATCAGCACTCACAGCCACATGAATGGAAACAATTAGAAATTCAGTTTCTGTCTCAGATTGCAATACAATTAGGATTTGCAGTTAAACAAGCAGAATTTTTAGCTCAAGCAGAACAAAAAGCAGCAGAACTGTATAAAGCGAATCAGCAGCAAGATATTCTGTTTAACTTAGTTGCTGAAATTCGTGAATCTCTAAATCTAGACATCTTGTTTAAGACTACTGTACGAGAAATTCGTAAAGCTCTTCGTAGCGATCGCGTCAGTATCTTTCGATTTGACCTAAAATCAAACTATACCTCTGGACAATTTGTCTCCGAGAATGTATTGCCTGACTACGATTCTACGATCGCCATAAAGGTGAAGGATCATTGTTTTGGTGAAAAATATGCAGTTGCTTATCAGCAAGGGCGTATGCAGATATTATCAGATGTTCATCAAGCTGGGCTAAAGGATTGCCACCTTCAACTGTTAGAGCAATTTCAAATCAAGGCGCAAATTATTGCACCTCTAATGAAAGGGAAAATTTTATGGGGATTACTATGTGTTCAGCAGTGCCGTTGTTCACGCGAATGGGAAACCTCTGAAATTCAATTTATCCGACAGTTAGCAGCTCAGTTTAATGTAGCTTTAGAACATTCCGAACTATTAGAGCAATCCCGCTCTCAAGCTAATCAACTTGCTCAAACGAACCATGCTTTAGAACTTGCAAATTCTCAGCTAGAAAAAATTAGTAAGTTAGATGCTCTAACCCAAATTGCAAACCGTCATTGTTTTGATGAATTTTTAGAGCAAGAATGGAATCGATTAAAACTAAGTGAAAATTATTTATCTTTAATTATGTTTGATATCGACTATTTCAAGGATTATAACGATTCTTATGGACATCTAGCTGGGGATGAATGCTTAATACAAGTTGCTCGTGCAGCACAATCTGTATTAAAGCGTCCAACCGATCTACTAGCTCGTTATGGTGGTGAAGAATTTATTGTCATTTTGCCAAATACGAACGAATCAGGTGCGATTAAAGTAACTAAGTTGATTCAAAAATCTATTCAAGAATTAAAGATTGCCCATAAAAAGAAAGATAATTTTCAATATTTTGTGACTGTCAGTTTAGGTGTTGCAATTCAAAGACCAACAGATAAAAGTTCAGCTCAAGACTTGATTAACGCAGCCGACAAAGCTTTGTATAAAGCTAAAGACCAAGGACGCAATAGGTGGGTTTGTGCTGCAAAACTCTAA
- a CDS encoding cation:proton antiporter — protein MQEDFRLIVDLVLVLGVAACGGLLAALLRQPVLLGYLIGGMIIGPAGLGLIKELIQVETLAQFGVAFLLFALGVEFSFAELKKVKAIALGGGGLQIALTILVTVVVCGLTGAWGTLPAKGMFLGCILSLSSTAVVLKCLMERNETETPHGQVMLGILVVQDLALGLMLAVLPALNQPPETIGIAVLTALLWIALFAAGAIAAGIWLIPPLLQLLARTESRELFLLGVVALCLGIALLTEYLGLSIEMGAFVAGLMISEVEYADQTLTYVEPLRDIFASLFFAAIGMLIDPVFLWNNLELILGLVALVFVGKFLIITPLVKLFGYPLKTAIIAGLGLAQIGEFSFVLASEGQSLGLVSRQIYLLILGTTAVTLMLTPFVLRLVPFLFNFAESMPWLKPYLQEDQVRDMSEDLPFKDHLVVCGYGRVGKNLVKLFLQHDLPVVVIDQSESRIQQLREAGVSYVYGNCVSLHVLETAGVNHAKGMAIALPDPISTRLCLKRALELRPELDLVVRATQDKNIEVLYQLGAKEVVQPEFEASLEMATHLLTSLGLLSPAVVQREMQQIRNDHYLDFRPERSATEVARDLRQATRDLNQRWYPLPSDSPLIGMSIEEADMRYLTGASLMAIRRANGDEIDYPNNQTKLEAGDRLLVVGADEELAALAEFAKGQAAVPGENSACQWVTVNADTPTLGKTLADLDITKQYGVQVQAIRRDGKFIRYPDGSMDLRVGDQVLLCGSLTGLSQLEGLFAIATSVPLSIPIVKAAEAEALKEFLPADNVSD, from the coding sequence GTGCAAGAAGATTTTAGGTTAATTGTTGATTTAGTTTTAGTTTTAGGCGTTGCTGCCTGCGGTGGACTGTTGGCGGCACTTTTGCGACAACCTGTGCTGCTAGGGTATCTCATTGGGGGGATGATCATTGGCCCAGCCGGACTGGGATTGATTAAAGAACTTATTCAAGTAGAGACTCTGGCACAGTTCGGTGTCGCCTTTTTGCTATTCGCCTTGGGTGTGGAATTTTCTTTTGCGGAACTCAAGAAGGTAAAAGCGATCGCTCTTGGCGGAGGTGGACTCCAGATTGCTTTGACAATTTTGGTCACAGTTGTAGTATGCGGATTAACCGGAGCCTGGGGAACCTTACCAGCTAAGGGCATGTTCTTAGGGTGTATTCTATCCTTGTCTTCCACAGCAGTTGTCCTCAAGTGCTTGATGGAGCGCAACGAAACAGAAACGCCTCACGGGCAAGTGATGCTAGGGATTTTGGTAGTACAGGACTTAGCACTGGGACTGATGTTAGCAGTCTTACCAGCCCTCAACCAACCCCCAGAAACCATTGGTATCGCCGTACTAACAGCACTGCTGTGGATTGCTTTATTCGCTGCTGGTGCAATAGCTGCGGGGATTTGGCTGATACCGCCTTTGTTGCAATTGTTAGCCCGTACCGAAAGCCGAGAACTATTTTTATTAGGAGTTGTAGCCCTTTGTTTGGGCATTGCTCTGTTGACAGAGTATTTGGGGCTATCGATTGAGATGGGGGCATTTGTCGCCGGTTTGATGATTTCTGAGGTGGAATACGCTGATCAAACCTTGACTTATGTGGAACCATTGCGAGATATCTTTGCCAGTTTATTTTTTGCCGCCATTGGCATGTTAATCGACCCAGTGTTTTTGTGGAACAACCTGGAATTGATTTTAGGACTGGTGGCACTAGTTTTCGTAGGTAAATTTTTGATTATCACGCCCCTAGTAAAGCTGTTTGGCTACCCTTTGAAAACAGCGATAATCGCCGGTTTGGGACTGGCGCAAATTGGGGAATTTTCCTTTGTTCTCGCCAGCGAAGGGCAATCTTTGGGGCTGGTGTCCCGACAGATATACTTATTAATTTTGGGAACTACCGCAGTCACTCTCATGCTGACTCCCTTTGTCCTGCGGTTAGTGCCATTTTTATTTAATTTTGCCGAATCAATGCCCTGGTTGAAACCTTATTTACAAGAAGATCAGGTACGGGATATGTCGGAAGATTTGCCTTTTAAAGACCATCTGGTAGTCTGCGGCTATGGGCGAGTCGGCAAAAATTTAGTCAAGTTATTCCTGCAACACGACCTACCTGTGGTAGTAATCGACCAATCAGAGAGTAGAATTCAGCAGTTGCGTGAGGCTGGGGTGTCTTATGTCTATGGCAATTGCGTAAGTTTACATGTTCTAGAAACTGCCGGAGTGAATCATGCCAAAGGAATGGCGATCGCACTTCCAGACCCCATAAGTACCCGTCTTTGCTTGAAACGCGCTTTGGAATTGCGACCAGAATTAGATTTGGTTGTCCGTGCTACCCAGGATAAAAATATTGAAGTGCTGTATCAATTGGGGGCAAAAGAAGTTGTGCAACCAGAGTTTGAAGCCAGCTTAGAAATGGCAACTCATTTATTAACTAGCTTAGGCTTGTTGTCGCCAGCTGTCGTCCAACGGGAAATGCAGCAAATCCGCAACGATCATTATTTAGATTTTCGCCCAGAGCGTTCTGCTACTGAAGTTGCTCGTGATTTGCGCCAAGCAACTCGCGATCTAAATCAGCGCTGGTATCCTCTACCATCTGATTCGCCCTTAATTGGTATGAGCATAGAAGAAGCAGATATGCGCTACTTAACAGGAGCGAGTTTGATGGCAATTCGCCGCGCTAACGGCGATGAAATCGATTATCCCAATAATCAAACCAAATTGGAAGCAGGCGATCGCTTGCTAGTAGTGGGAGCAGATGAAGAATTGGCGGCCTTGGCAGAATTCGCCAAAGGACAAGCTGCTGTTCCCGGAGAAAATAGTGCTTGCCAGTGGGTTACAGTCAATGCAGATACGCCAACCCTTGGTAAAACCCTTGCAGATTTAGATATCACCAAGCAATATGGAGTACAAGTACAGGCGATCCGGCGTGATGGTAAGTTTATCCGTTATCCTGATGGCAGCATGGACTTGCGAGTTGGCGATCAAGTATTGTTATGCGGTAGCTTGACAGGTTTGAGTCAACTAGAAGGGTTATTTGCGATCGCTACTTCAGTACCCCTTTCCATCCCAATAGTCAAAGCTGCTGAGGCAGAAGCGCTTAAAGAGTTTTTGCCTGCCGATAATGTGAGTGATTGA
- a CDS encoding tetratricopeptide repeat protein: MLKDAQGLVVTTDSANAIAGINHFIDQMLGYGKDAETVVLQAIAADPTCALANAYAAAYYLTQENRKAWQLALPYLQTAQQYCTKITPREQLYVQAISAWTNQEIDVAIAIHEEITNRFPRDLISVQQGQYHYFYTGNKDKLLEIAQKVLLSNPENHYLSGMVAFGLEQCHQLQAAEKMARQAIALNRYDPWAHHAIAHVMETQGRVDEGIAWMESFADTWENCNSMLYTHNWWHIALYYLQLENYQKVLKLYDTHIWERANKQSPKDQVGAISLLLRLELCGVNVENRWQSISPYLYSRIDEHALPFQDLHYVYALTKAGHHDWVNQMLQNMQYHTLNINPFLRRSWIEVAIPAARGMVAHAKGDFHTTVTELKPVLPRLHEIGGSHAQRVLFEQVYQDVVLSAQKQSWDYAMS; the protein is encoded by the coding sequence ATGCTCAAAGATGCACAAGGACTAGTAGTTACAACAGATTCAGCCAATGCGATCGCAGGAATTAACCATTTTATTGATCAGATGCTTGGTTATGGTAAAGATGCAGAAACAGTAGTTTTACAAGCAATTGCAGCAGATCCCACTTGTGCATTAGCTAATGCTTATGCGGCTGCTTATTATCTCACCCAAGAAAACCGCAAAGCTTGGCAGCTAGCTCTACCATATCTGCAAACAGCACAACAATATTGCACTAAGATTACCCCTAGAGAACAGTTATATGTGCAAGCAATTTCAGCTTGGACAAATCAAGAGATTGATGTAGCGATCGCTATTCATGAGGAAATTACCAATAGGTTTCCCCGTGATTTGATTTCTGTTCAGCAGGGACAGTATCACTATTTTTATACAGGCAATAAAGATAAATTACTGGAAATTGCCCAAAAAGTTTTACTAAGCAATCCTGAAAATCATTATTTATCCGGTATGGTGGCATTTGGTTTAGAACAGTGTCATCAACTCCAAGCAGCAGAAAAGATGGCACGTCAAGCGATCGCCTTAAATAGATATGATCCTTGGGCGCATCATGCGATCGCTCATGTCATGGAAACTCAGGGAAGAGTCGATGAGGGGATAGCTTGGATGGAGAGTTTTGCAGACACCTGGGAAAACTGCAACTCTATGCTCTACACTCACAACTGGTGGCACATTGCACTATATTATTTGCAGTTAGAAAACTACCAGAAAGTTCTCAAACTCTATGATACGCATATTTGGGAACGTGCCAACAAACAATCTCCTAAAGACCAAGTAGGAGCAATTTCATTATTATTGCGCCTAGAATTGTGCGGTGTAAATGTCGAGAACCGTTGGCAAAGCATCAGTCCTTATCTTTACAGCCGGATTGATGAACACGCATTACCATTCCAAGATTTGCATTATGTCTATGCCCTTACCAAAGCTGGACACCATGATTGGGTGAACCAAATGCTTCAGAATATGCAGTATCACACCTTAAATATTAATCCCTTTCTGCGACGGAGTTGGATAGAAGTAGCAATTCCCGCAGCTAGAGGAATGGTAGCTCATGCCAAAGGCGATTTCCACACAACTGTTACGGAATTGAAACCTGTTTTACCACGCTTGCATGAGATTGGAGGGAGTCATGCACAGCGAGTATTATTTGAGCAAGTTTATCAAGATGTGGTTTTGTCAGCACAAAAGCAGAGTTGGGATTATGCCATGTCTTAA
- a CDS encoding phosphate/phosphite/phosphonate ABC transporter substrate-binding protein: protein MPRFYKKLQITSYLAPNWFGFYQAIAAYLGRVLKVEFQLQPGECDPLEDLQLFEDQIDLAFICGLPLIRYSQIISNQFQTLVAPVMQSSRYSNRPIYYADIIVNANSNIQKFEDLAKKTFCYNDLGSNSGYNLLCHKLIEEKYPESFFGKMLQSGSHQHSIRWVVEGLADCASIDSVVLEQELKDFPELLKHLRVVEVLGPSPMPPLVVAQRLGISLIQQMQLALLQPDAELQTVMEQFGVRRFAVVELKDYQILNQIYSVSVARRRYHSCVSLSR from the coding sequence ATGCCTAGATTTTATAAAAAGTTGCAAATTACATCTTATCTGGCTCCCAATTGGTTCGGATTCTATCAGGCGATCGCAGCTTATTTAGGTCGTGTTTTAAAAGTAGAATTCCAACTACAGCCAGGTGAATGTGATCCCTTAGAAGATCTCCAGTTATTTGAAGACCAAATAGACCTAGCTTTTATTTGTGGATTACCACTAATTCGGTATAGTCAAATAATTTCAAATCAATTCCAGACATTAGTTGCGCCAGTAATGCAATCATCACGATATAGCAACCGCCCTATTTACTATGCAGATATAATTGTCAATGCTAATAGTAATATCCAAAAGTTTGAAGATTTAGCAAAAAAAACATTTTGTTATAATGACCTTGGCTCTAACAGTGGTTATAATTTACTTTGTCATAAATTAATTGAAGAAAAATATCCTGAAAGTTTTTTTGGCAAAATGCTACAATCAGGTTCGCATCAACATTCAATTCGCTGGGTAGTTGAGGGATTGGCAGATTGTGCATCGATTGATAGTGTAGTGCTAGAACAGGAATTAAAAGATTTTCCCGAATTATTAAAGCATTTGCGTGTGGTGGAAGTGTTGGGTCCTTCCCCGATGCCACCTTTAGTAGTAGCACAGCGTCTAGGCATATCTTTAATTCAGCAAATGCAGTTAGCACTACTCCAACCAGATGCAGAGTTGCAAACAGTGATGGAACAGTTTGGAGTCAGACGTTTTGCTGTAGTGGAATTAAAAGACTATCAGATATTAAATCAGATTTATAGCGTAAGCGTAGCCCGTCGTAGATATCACTCTTGTGTTAGCTTGTCTAGGTAA